In a single window of the Methanofollis ethanolicus genome:
- a CDS encoding isopentenyl phosphate kinase — protein sequence MDEKIILLKFGGSIITDKAGTGAVDHARLAALAGEIAQRPGLRLVLVHGAGSCGHPEAARYHLQEGVGPANKEGIAVTHEAVAGLNRAVVTALREHGVDAVGIHPLAGCRADNRHLISCEHLPIVQLVRLGITPVLHGDVVMDASRGACIISGDQIIRYLAVALGAARVGLATDVPGVLDNGAVVPVITRDTVGRLSIGCSGNTDVTGGMKGKITELLALADEGIESHIFHVSRTAAFLDGKGHGGTIVRK from the coding sequence ATGGATGAAAAGATTATTCTGCTAAAATTCGGCGGAAGTATCATTACCGACAAGGCTGGAACCGGCGCCGTCGATCATGCCCGCCTTGCCGCGCTTGCCGGAGAGATCGCACAACGGCCCGGCCTCAGGCTTGTTCTGGTCCACGGGGCCGGGTCATGCGGCCACCCTGAAGCCGCCCGATACCATCTCCAGGAGGGAGTCGGCCCCGCAAACAAAGAAGGGATAGCCGTCACCCATGAGGCGGTCGCCGGTCTCAACAGGGCAGTCGTGACCGCGCTGCGTGAGCACGGTGTGGACGCCGTCGGCATCCACCCCCTGGCCGGATGCCGTGCCGACAACCGACATCTCATATCCTGTGAGCACCTACCTATTGTACAACTGGTGCGGCTCGGCATTACCCCGGTTCTTCATGGAGACGTGGTGATGGACGCGAGTCGTGGTGCCTGCATCATTTCAGGCGATCAGATCATCCGGTACCTTGCCGTAGCCCTTGGGGCGGCCCGCGTCGGTCTTGCGACCGACGTGCCCGGCGTCCTTGACAACGGTGCGGTGGTACCGGTGATCACAAGGGACACAGTCGGACGTCTGTCTATCGGGTGTTCAGGGAACACCGACGTGACTGGCGGGATGAAAGGGAAGATCACGGAACTCCTCGCACTCGCAGACGAGGGTATCGAATCGCACATATTCCATGTCTCCCGGACGGCCGCATTCCTTGACGGGAAGGGTCACGGCGGCACGATAGTCAGAAAGTGA
- a CDS encoding DNA-directed RNA polymerase subunit N has translation MIPVRCFTCGKVISSTWVEFKKRRDAGEDPKKILDDLGLERYCCRRMLLTHKEIVDDINPYQ, from the coding sequence ATGATCCCGGTCAGATGCTTTACATGCGGCAAAGTGATCTCCTCTACATGGGTGGAGTTCAAAAAGCGGCGGGATGCAGGCGAGGATCCCAAAAAGATCCTCGACGATCTCGGTTTAGAACGCTACTGCTGCAGACGGATGCTGCTCACACACAAGGAGATTGTGGACGACATCAACCCGTACCAGTGA
- the mvk gene encoding mevalonate kinase, translating into MATWSAPGKVFLFGEHAVVYGKPGVAMAIRPRVAVTVRRVKNPAPVRSPYIDECFRSTGVQGSVYIRSQLPSSSGLGSSAAVTTATLAAISDEFGLGFTKDEIAERAFAIEKKVQNGRASPTDTYVTTFGGIVLITKGSKRRLPPQSLHLVIGNTLVPHSTAKMVEHVAQMHQKHPAIVNPIMDSIGAVTTQAIKCMNKPQQLGHCMDVNNALLEALGVGHPALSKLVLTARAAGAFGAKVTGAGGGGCMVALCPKHAKNWVAGAMDATGAKSIITTIDTTGIRKEKDG; encoded by the coding sequence GTGGCGACCTGGAGCGCCCCCGGTAAGGTATTTCTTTTTGGAGAGCACGCTGTTGTCTATGGGAAACCAGGCGTGGCGATGGCGATCAGGCCGCGCGTGGCGGTGACGGTGAGGAGGGTAAAAAACCCCGCACCAGTCCGTTCTCCCTATATAGACGAGTGTTTCCGTTCGACCGGGGTACAGGGGAGCGTTTATATCAGGTCGCAACTCCCGAGTTCGTCAGGGCTCGGGTCCTCAGCGGCGGTGACCACCGCCACCCTCGCCGCCATCTCAGACGAGTTCGGCCTCGGCTTTACAAAGGACGAGATCGCAGAGCGCGCCTTTGCGATCGAGAAGAAAGTCCAGAACGGAAGAGCGAGCCCGACCGATACCTATGTAACGACCTTCGGCGGGATCGTGCTGATCACGAAAGGATCGAAACGACGCCTGCCGCCGCAGAGCCTCCACCTCGTCATCGGCAACACCCTCGTCCCCCATTCGACCGCAAAAATGGTGGAGCACGTGGCACAGATGCACCAGAAACACCCCGCCATCGTCAACCCGATCATGGACTCGATCGGGGCGGTGACCACCCAGGCGATCAAGTGCATGAACAAACCGCAGCAGCTCGGTCACTGCATGGACGTCAACAACGCCCTCCTTGAGGCACTCGGCGTCGGCCACCCCGCTCTCTCCAAACTTGTCCTGACCGCCCGTGCGGCCGGGGCCTTCGGCGCGAAGGTCACCGGTGCCGGCGGAGGAGGGTGCATGGTAGCGCTCTGCCCGAAACACGCAAAGAACTGGGTCGCAGGGGCGATGGACGCCACAGGCGCAAAGTCGATCATCACCACCATCGACACGACCGGCATACGCAAAGAGAAAGATGGATGA
- the rpsB gene encoding 30S ribosomal protein S2 produces MVEETEMEIVLNEPLVPVEEYLAAGVHIGTQQKSQDMMKFIYRVRGDGLYILDIRATDERIKTAAKFLSGYDAPKVLIVASRQYAQYPAKKFADAIGGTAAIGRYIPGLMTNPNFHGYVEPEVVVVTDPMGDAQAIKEAIQNGIPVIGLCDTNNMTSNLDMVIPTNNKGRKALSLVYYLLTREILHLRGVSTSYTLEDFETEL; encoded by the coding sequence ATGGTTGAAGAGACTGAGATGGAAATTGTGCTGAACGAGCCCCTCGTTCCGGTGGAAGAGTACCTCGCCGCAGGAGTCCACATCGGCACGCAGCAGAAGAGCCAGGACATGATGAAGTTCATCTACCGCGTGCGCGGGGACGGACTGTACATCCTTGACATCAGAGCAACCGACGAGCGCATCAAGACCGCGGCGAAGTTCCTTTCCGGTTACGACGCCCCGAAGGTCCTCATCGTCGCTTCCCGCCAGTACGCCCAGTACCCGGCAAAGAAGTTCGCCGACGCCATCGGAGGCACCGCGGCTATCGGGCGGTACATCCCCGGTCTCATGACCAATCCGAACTTCCACGGCTACGTGGAGCCCGAAGTCGTCGTCGTCACCGACCCGATGGGCGACGCTCAGGCGATCAAGGAAGCGATCCAGAACGGGATACCAGTCATCGGCCTCTGCGACACGAACAACATGACCAGCAACCTCGACATGGTCATCCCGACAAACAACAAGGGCAGAAAGGCACTCTCCCTCGTCTACTACCTCCTCACCAGAGAGATCCTCCATCTCCGCGGTGTTTCCACCTCCTATACCCTCGAGGACTTCGAGACCGAACTGTAA
- a CDS encoding deoxyhypusine synthase has product MDMNPRRSVCPTTDVPSLVAAMSESGFQGRKLGESVRVWSEMIQDPDCTILLGLSGAMVPAGMQECLIELVRHRYVDAIVSTGANIFHDIAEHLGINHYLGHHHVDDESLYRQGIDRIYDVFAYEDEFRSVDRSVAKFAAELAPYHASSADFLSRLGHHITEVAPHGRSILATCTQMGVPVFVPALGDSSLGIALTVARRRGVKIAIDQIADADELTRIVETSKKTGVVYIGGGVPKNFIQQTQVIASMHDRDLGGHAYAVQYTTDAPHWGGLSGCTFEEAISWGKESVETKRVQCFCDATIALPIAVSALIGSGLVRPYAPED; this is encoded by the coding sequence ATGGACATGAACCCACGCCGTTCCGTCTGTCCGACGACAGATGTACCATCACTTGTTGCCGCAATGAGCGAATCCGGTTTTCAGGGAAGAAAACTCGGGGAGTCCGTCAGGGTCTGGTCAGAGATGATCCAGGACCCCGACTGCACCATCCTCCTCGGCCTCTCCGGCGCCATGGTGCCTGCCGGCATGCAGGAATGCCTCATCGAACTGGTCAGGCACAGGTACGTCGATGCTATCGTCTCGACAGGGGCCAACATCTTCCATGACATCGCCGAACACCTCGGCATCAACCACTATCTCGGCCACCACCATGTCGACGACGAGTCCCTGTACAGGCAGGGGATCGACCGCATATACGACGTCTTCGCCTATGAAGATGAGTTTCGGAGCGTTGACCGGAGCGTCGCAAAGTTTGCCGCGGAACTCGCCCCCTACCACGCTTCCTCGGCCGACTTCCTCAGCCGCCTCGGTCATCACATCACAGAAGTCGCCCCCCACGGGCGCTCGATCCTCGCCACCTGCACACAGATGGGGGTGCCGGTCTTCGTCCCGGCCCTCGGCGACTCCTCCCTCGGCATCGCCCTCACCGTCGCCAGGAGGAGAGGAGTGAAGATCGCCATCGACCAGATCGCCGACGCCGACGAACTCACCCGGATCGTTGAGACGTCAAAAAAAACAGGGGTCGTCTATATCGGCGGCGGCGTCCCGAAAAACTTCATCCAGCAGACACAGGTGATCGCCTCCATGCACGACCGCGACCTCGGCGGCCACGCCTACGCCGTCCAGTACACCACCGACGCCCCGCACTGGGGCGGACTCTCCGGGTGCACCTTCGAGGAAGCGATCTCCTGGGGGAAGGAGTCGGTCGAGACAAAAAGAGTCCAGTGCTTCTGCGACGCCACCATTGCACTCCCGATCGCCGTTTCCGCCCTTATCGGCAGCGGCCTTGTGCGGCCATACGCCCCGGAGGACTGA
- a CDS encoding 50S ribosomal protein L18e — protein sequence MAKGTYQKTNPRLSYLVALLKETARENDAKVWRVIAQNLEAPSNNYAEVNIGKINRYAQDGETILVPGKVLGSGVLNQKVSVAALNFSESAIGKITGLDGSCMTIEELVAQNPKGTGVRILR from the coding sequence ATGGCAAAGGGAACATACCAGAAGACGAACCCCCGTCTTTCGTATCTCGTTGCGCTGCTCAAAGAGACGGCACGGGAAAACGACGCGAAGGTCTGGCGGGTCATCGCACAAAATCTGGAAGCACCCAGCAACAACTATGCTGAGGTCAACATCGGAAAGATCAACCGGTACGCCCAGGACGGCGAAACGATCCTGGTCCCCGGCAAGGTGCTCGGGAGCGGCGTGCTGAACCAGAAGGTCTCGGTTGCGGCACTCAACTTCTCCGAGTCCGCGATCGGCAAGATCACCGGCCTTGACGGCTCGTGCATGACCATTGAAGAACTGGTCGCACAGAACCCGAAGGGTACAGGCGTGAGGATACTGAGGTGA
- a CDS encoding DNA-directed RNA polymerase subunit D — MQIEFARIDDDAARFVLSGATPAFANALRRTMIGEVPTLAIEDVKIYDNSSVLFDEILAHRLGLIPIKTDLSRFVKQEDCSCEGAGCPLCSVTFTMSVEGPGMVYSSDLISDDPETRPVLDNVPIVKLFEGQKIVLEARATLNTGRVHAKWEPTTACGYKNYPVITIGENCDGCGMCIDECPRGVLEIKDRQAHVVDGKREACSLCKLCEKACLTTGIGTEPAITIKSDISKFIFVVESDGSLPVLTIIEKGLEYIRKQSTDLSETLVEIAGVN, encoded by the coding sequence ATGCAGATCGAATTTGCCAGAATTGATGATGACGCCGCGAGGTTCGTCCTCAGCGGCGCCACCCCAGCGTTCGCGAATGCCCTGCGCCGCACCATGATCGGTGAGGTGCCCACGCTCGCCATCGAAGACGTAAAGATCTATGATAACTCTAGCGTGCTCTTCGATGAGATTCTGGCACACAGGCTCGGACTAATCCCAATAAAGACCGATCTTTCAAGATTTGTCAAGCAAGAGGACTGCTCGTGCGAGGGTGCCGGGTGCCCGCTCTGCTCGGTGACCTTCACCATGAGTGTTGAAGGCCCGGGAATGGTATATTCCAGCGACCTCATCTCGGACGACCCTGAAACCCGACCAGTCCTCGACAACGTCCCGATCGTCAAGCTCTTCGAGGGCCAGAAGATCGTGCTCGAAGCGCGCGCCACCCTGAACACAGGGAGAGTACATGCCAAGTGGGAACCGACCACCGCCTGCGGGTACAAGAACTACCCGGTTATCACCATCGGTGAGAACTGTGACGGGTGCGGCATGTGCATCGACGAGTGCCCTCGCGGCGTGCTTGAGATCAAGGATAGACAGGCACACGTGGTCGATGGAAAACGTGAGGCATGCTCCCTCTGTAAACTCTGCGAGAAAGCGTGCCTGACCACCGGTATCGGCACCGAGCCTGCGATCACCATCAAGTCTGACATTTCAAAGTTCATCTTTGTCGTGGAAAGCGATGGTTCGTTGCCTGTTCTGACAATCATCGAAAAAGGACTTGAATACATCAGAAAGCAATCAACGGATCTCTCAGAGACGTTGGTCGAGATAGCCGGAGTGAATTAG
- a CDS encoding 30S ribosomal protein S4 has product MGYPGKNHKQYSTPKRRFEKTRLEEEAKIVIEFGLRNKRELWKAESALRKYRKATREILALRSAGTDLKQAEAKKAQLLNHLERYGLLSGESDIEDILALKSEQALERRLQTLVYRKGLARSPKQARQLITHGHIIVSGHRVTIPGYLVPRSEEASIGYYAHSPLAAESHAERSRITGR; this is encoded by the coding sequence ATGGGATATCCAGGAAAGAACCACAAGCAGTACTCCACACCAAAGCGCCGCTTCGAGAAGACGCGCCTTGAAGAGGAGGCAAAGATCGTCATTGAATTTGGTCTCCGGAACAAGCGTGAACTCTGGAAGGCCGAAAGCGCCCTCAGGAAGTACCGCAAGGCCACCCGTGAGATTCTTGCCCTTCGTTCCGCCGGTACCGACCTGAAGCAGGCCGAGGCCAAGAAGGCGCAGCTCCTCAACCACCTTGAACGCTACGGCCTTCTGTCAGGCGAAAGCGACATCGAGGACATCCTCGCGCTGAAGAGCGAGCAGGCACTCGAACGCCGTCTCCAGACCCTCGTGTACAGAAAGGGCCTCGCCCGCTCACCGAAGCAGGCCAGACAGCTCATCACCCACGGCCACATCATCGTGAGCGGCCACCGGGTCACCATCCCCGGCTACCTCGTCCCGAGGAGCGAAGAGGCGTCCATCGGTTACTACGCCCACTCGCCGCTCGCCGCCGAGTCGCACGCTGAACGCAGCAGGATCACCGGGAGGTAA
- a CDS encoding 30S ribosomal protein S9, with amino-acid sequence MAKVVNTSGKRKTAIARATLKEGNGQIRINSVPLEIYATELVRMKISEPLHLIPNTIDSVDVSIEVSGGGMMGQAEAVRTALARGILEWTNDPKVKDTFITYDRTLLVNDSRQKEAKKPHGRGARAKFQKSYR; translated from the coding sequence ATGGCAAAGGTCGTAAATACAAGCGGTAAGAGAAAGACCGCAATCGCACGGGCAACCCTCAAGGAAGGAAACGGGCAGATACGGATCAACTCCGTACCTCTCGAGATCTACGCGACCGAACTGGTGCGCATGAAGATCTCCGAACCGCTCCACCTTATCCCGAATACCATCGATAGCGTTGACGTCTCCATCGAAGTGAGCGGGGGTGGGATGATGGGTCAGGCCGAGGCTGTCAGGACCGCGCTTGCTCGCGGCATCCTCGAATGGACCAACGATCCCAAGGTCAAAGACACCTTCATCACCTATGACCGCACTCTCCTCGTCAATGACTCGAGGCAGAAGGAAGCCAAGAAGCCGCACGGCCGTGGCGCACGCGCGAAGTTCCAAAAGTCTTATCGGTGA
- a CDS encoding DNA-directed RNA polymerase subunit K: protein MDQYTRYEKARIVGARALQISMGAPVLIQTSNVDPLNIALEEFEDDRIPITVKKKA from the coding sequence ATGGACCAATATACTCGCTATGAGAAAGCACGGATCGTAGGAGCCAGAGCGCTCCAGATCTCGATGGGTGCCCCGGTCCTGATCCAGACGAGCAATGTTGATCCCCTCAACATCGCACTTGAAGAATTCGAGGACGATCGGATCCCCATTACGGTAAAGAAAAAGGCGTGA
- a CDS encoding 30S ribosomal protein S13 — translation MDQEEEIKYFVRIRDTDLDGTKMALIALTGIKGVGRHAATYIVNKAQVDSHALLGKMSDEDVEKLRTAVDEFAESVPSWMLNRPIDVLSGKPRHLLASEVDLTLEEDINTMRKIRSYSGIRHETGQKVRGQRTKSTGRTGTTVGVKRKKD, via the coding sequence ATGGATCAGGAAGAAGAAATAAAGTACTTCGTCAGGATCAGAGACACTGATCTCGACGGCACAAAAATGGCCCTCATCGCACTCACCGGCATCAAGGGAGTCGGAAGGCATGCCGCGACCTATATTGTCAACAAGGCACAGGTCGACTCGCACGCCCTTCTCGGCAAGATGTCGGACGAGGACGTTGAGAAGCTCCGTACAGCAGTCGACGAATTCGCGGAAAGCGTCCCCTCGTGGATGCTGAACCGGCCCATCGATGTTCTTTCGGGCAAGCCCCGGCACCTCCTTGCAAGCGAGGTCGACCTGACGCTTGAGGAAGACATCAACACGATGCGCAAGATCCGCAGTTACAGCGGTATCCGCCACGAGACCGGCCAGAAGGTCAGAGGCCAGCGCACCAAGTCCACCGGCAGAACCGGCACGACCGTCGGCGTAAAGAGAAAGAAGGACTGA
- the eno gene encoding phosphopyruvate hydratase, with translation MTDIEQIVLRTILDSRGNPTVEAEIYTCCGFGRAAAPSGASTGTWEAKVRSPREAVPAAREHLVPTLVGLDTADQAGFDRALHEADGTADFSNIGANVTVALSLACAKAAANSFGIPLFRYLGGAFARKTPLPLGNVIGGGAHATNATDIQEFLVIPTGASCADEAVFANAAVHKKVKDLLVKAGKGCGKGDEGAWAPRISDAEAFEFLNQAIGAVSDELNFAIDMGIDVASSEMWNGNTYVYSDMKRTTEDQVAYITELVDRYNLAYVEDPLVEEDFEGFARINRQVGDRCLICGDDLYVTNAERIMRGIETDASNCVLIKPNQIGTLTDTFEAVHLAKSHSMDTVMSHRSGETTDETIAHLATAFECRLLKSGVVGGERIAKLNELIRIEELI, from the coding sequence ATGACCGATATTGAACAGATCGTACTGAGGACTATTCTGGACAGCAGAGGGAACCCGACCGTCGAGGCAGAGATCTACACCTGTTGCGGGTTCGGCCGGGCAGCCGCACCGAGCGGCGCATCCACCGGGACATGGGAGGCAAAGGTCAGGTCACCACGCGAGGCGGTTCCCGCCGCACGCGAACACCTCGTCCCCACGCTCGTCGGGCTCGACACCGCGGATCAGGCAGGTTTTGACAGGGCCCTTCACGAGGCCGACGGGACTGCGGACTTTTCGAACATCGGCGCAAACGTGACCGTTGCACTCTCCCTCGCATGCGCGAAGGCTGCGGCGAATTCGTTCGGCATCCCGCTCTTCCGGTACCTTGGCGGGGCCTTCGCCCGGAAGACTCCCTTACCCCTTGGCAATGTCATCGGCGGCGGGGCGCATGCCACGAACGCCACCGACATCCAGGAGTTCCTGGTCATCCCGACCGGCGCCTCCTGTGCAGACGAAGCAGTCTTTGCAAATGCCGCCGTCCACAAAAAGGTGAAGGATTTGCTCGTCAAGGCGGGCAAGGGCTGTGGCAAGGGCGACGAAGGCGCGTGGGCACCGAGGATCTCCGACGCAGAAGCGTTCGAATTCCTGAACCAGGCTATCGGAGCCGTCTCCGACGAACTGAACTTCGCGATCGACATGGGTATCGACGTCGCATCCAGCGAGATGTGGAACGGAAACACCTATGTGTACAGTGACATGAAGAGGACGACCGAAGACCAGGTCGCCTATATCACCGAACTGGTAGACCGTTACAACCTCGCCTATGTGGAAGACCCCCTCGTCGAGGAGGACTTCGAGGGCTTTGCCAGAATCAACAGACAGGTCGGAGACCGGTGCCTGATCTGCGGCGACGACCTCTATGTCACCAATGCCGAGCGGATCATGCGCGGGATCGAGACAGATGCCTCGAACTGCGTGCTGATCAAGCCCAACCAGATCGGGACGCTGACCGACACCTTCGAGGCTGTCCACCTGGCAAAATCCCACAGCATGGACACGGTGATGAGTCACCGGTCCGGAGAAACGACCGACGAAACTATCGCCCATCTTGCCACCGCATTCGAATGCAGGTTGCTGAAATCGGGGGTCGTGGGCGGAGAAAGAATCGCAAAACTGAATGAACTGATACGTATTGAGGAGCTGATCTAA
- the fni gene encoding type 2 isopentenyl-diphosphate Delta-isomerase has product MKESTQTSSRKLDHLRICCEKQVEVGSAGFEDVKLVHTALPECDLDAIRLETRFLGARLAAPLFIAAMTGGHPATTEVNRRLARVAESFGLAMGVGSQRAALEHRDLAESFSVVRDEAPHAFICANLGAVQLREHGTEWAERAVEMIGADALCVHLNFLQEAIQPEGDHNARGCLAAIADLCENFKTPVIVKETGAGISKETAGLIWGAGAAAIDLGGFGGTSWAAVEVERAKEDRLRALGKAFLDWGIPTVVSLHEVAGSGPVIATGGVRNGIDIAKALALGADLGGMALPLLKPAMDGEEALTAVVSTVLQELRAAMFLTGSGSVADLRKTRAYITGTTRQMLEE; this is encoded by the coding sequence ATCAAAGAGAGTACACAGACGTCCTCGCGGAAGCTGGACCACCTGCGGATCTGCTGCGAGAAGCAGGTTGAAGTCGGCAGCGCAGGCTTTGAAGACGTCAAACTGGTGCATACCGCCCTTCCAGAATGTGACCTTGATGCGATCAGGCTGGAGACCAGGTTTCTCGGCGCACGTCTTGCGGCGCCGCTCTTCATCGCCGCCATGACAGGCGGCCACCCTGCAACGACCGAGGTCAACAGGCGACTTGCACGGGTCGCGGAGAGTTTCGGCCTTGCTATGGGTGTCGGGTCGCAACGCGCGGCCCTCGAACACCGGGATCTTGCAGAGAGTTTCTCGGTCGTGCGCGACGAGGCGCCTCATGCCTTCATCTGTGCCAACCTCGGCGCAGTGCAATTACGGGAGCACGGGACAGAGTGGGCCGAGCGCGCGGTGGAGATGATCGGGGCCGACGCCCTCTGCGTCCACCTGAACTTCCTGCAGGAGGCGATCCAGCCCGAGGGCGACCACAATGCCCGTGGCTGCCTTGCCGCCATCGCCGACCTCTGCGAGAACTTCAAGACGCCGGTGATCGTCAAGGAGACCGGAGCAGGCATCTCGAAAGAGACGGCCGGCCTGATCTGGGGCGCAGGCGCCGCAGCGATCGACCTCGGCGGTTTCGGTGGCACCTCGTGGGCGGCGGTCGAAGTCGAGAGGGCCAAAGAAGATCGTCTGCGCGCGCTCGGGAAGGCGTTCCTCGACTGGGGCATCCCGACCGTGGTGAGTCTCCACGAGGTGGCGGGAAGCGGCCCGGTGATCGCCACCGGAGGCGTGAGGAATGGAATAGACATCGCGAAGGCCCTCGCACTCGGGGCCGACCTCGGCGGGATGGCCCTGCCCCTGCTGAAACCCGCGATGGACGGAGAAGAGGCGCTTACGGCGGTCGTATCTACAGTCCTGCAGGAACTGCGGGCCGCCATGTTCCTCACCGGATCTGGCAGCGTTGCCGATCTCAGGAAAACACGGGCTTATATTACCGGTACGACCCGGCAGATGCTCGAAGAATAG
- a CDS encoding 30S ribosomal protein S11 — MAADKEKWGIAHIFASFNNTIITVTDLSGAETITKSSGGMVVKQDRNESSPYAAMQMAMNVANSVREKGLIGLHVKVRAPGQGKQRSPGPGAQAAIRALARAGIRIGKIEDVTPVPHDSIRQKGGRRGRRV, encoded by the coding sequence ATGGCAGCCGATAAGGAAAAGTGGGGCATTGCACACATCTTTGCCTCGTTCAACAACACCATCATCACCGTCACCGACCTCTCCGGGGCCGAGACGATCACCAAGAGCAGCGGCGGCATGGTTGTCAAGCAGGACCGCAATGAAAGTTCGCCCTATGCTGCGATGCAGATGGCAATGAACGTCGCCAACTCCGTCAGAGAAAAGGGCCTCATCGGCCTTCACGTGAAGGTCCGCGCACCCGGTCAGGGTAAGCAGCGCAGCCCAGGCCCCGGCGCCCAGGCGGCCATCCGCGCCCTTGCCCGTGCCGGCATCCGCATCGGTAAGATCGAGGACGTCACCCCGGTCCCGCACGACTCAATTCGCCAGAAAGGCGGGAGACGCGGAAGGAGAGTCTGA
- a CDS encoding 50S ribosomal protein L13, which translates to MVTIINAEGLLLGRLASNVARRSLQGEKFAIVNVEKVIVSGHRAMVLGNYHHKRQRGSREGGPFFPRRPDHIMRRTVRGMLPYKRQRGAEAFRNVMAYVGVPVEFQGREAEFETIEQAGIERLNNPRYVTLGEISTTLGAKY; encoded by the coding sequence ATGGTGACGATCATCAATGCAGAAGGACTGCTCCTTGGGCGGCTTGCAAGCAACGTCGCACGGCGCTCACTTCAGGGTGAGAAGTTCGCCATCGTGAACGTCGAGAAGGTCATCGTTTCCGGCCACCGTGCCATGGTGCTCGGCAACTACCACCACAAGCGTCAGCGCGGCTCGCGCGAAGGCGGCCCGTTCTTCCCGAGAAGACCGGACCACATCATGAGGCGGACAGTTCGCGGCATGCTCCCGTACAAGCGCCAGCGGGGAGCCGAGGCATTCAGGAACGTCATGGCCTATGTCGGAGTCCCGGTCGAGTTCCAGGGCAGGGAAGCCGAATTTGAGACCATCGAACAGGCAGGGATTGAGCGGTTGAACAACCCGAGATATGTCACCCTCGGTGAGATCAGCACCACGCTCGGGGCCAAGTACTGA
- the amrB gene encoding AmmeMemoRadiSam system protein B has product MQTRACTVAGMFYPGDPAHLEQFLGMVTPEPVTDMPDALGIVAPHAGYPYSGAVAARAYAAIPPSFDGTFIIIGPSHHGFTTSASAIPWETPLGIVDVDADLVQAIGVPIDDDAHATEHSIEVQVPFIKYHFPRARIAPIMMGDQSLRSAEKLAKAIVAAVRKTGRKVRIVASSDFSHYIPEDLAHHVDLQAIEALKTLDVPEFYRKIEYLDVSACGYGPIATMVLACKAFGATEGRLLTYTTSGEVTGDPLVVGYAAIAVV; this is encoded by the coding sequence ATGCAGACGAGGGCATGCACCGTCGCAGGCATGTTCTATCCGGGAGACCCCGCTCATCTCGAGCAGTTCCTCGGCATGGTCACCCCTGAACCGGTGACCGACATGCCTGACGCCCTCGGTATCGTCGCACCCCATGCAGGTTATCCATATTCAGGTGCCGTGGCGGCCCGGGCTTATGCCGCCATACCACCCTCTTTTGACGGGACATTCATCATCATCGGGCCAAGCCACCACGGTTTTACGACCTCCGCCTCGGCGATACCATGGGAGACTCCCCTTGGCATCGTGGACGTCGACGCCGACCTCGTGCAGGCGATCGGCGTGCCGATCGACGACGATGCACACGCCACCGAACACTCAATCGAGGTCCAGGTGCCTTTCATCAAGTACCACTTTCCGCGGGCCAGGATCGCACCGATCATGATGGGCGACCAGAGCCTCAGGAGCGCGGAGAAACTTGCAAAGGCAATCGTAGCCGCAGTCAGGAAGACCGGCCGCAAGGTGCGGATCGTCGCCTCCAGCGACTTCTCCCATTATATCCCGGAGGACCTCGCGCACCATGTGGACCTGCAGGCGATCGAGGCATTGAAGACTCTCGACGTCCCGGAGTTCTACCGGAAGATCGAGTATCTCGACGTCAGCGCATGCGGGTACGGCCCGATCGCGACGATGGTCCTTGCCTGCAAGGCATTCGGCGCGACCGAAGGGAGGTTGCTCACCTATACCACGAGCGGAGAGGTGACCGGCGACCCCCTTGTCGTCGGATATGCTGCCATAGCGGTGGTGTAG